One genomic window of Micromonospora sp. WMMD1128 includes the following:
- a CDS encoding VOC family protein, with translation MGAGRETLTAGGLHHVEVWVPDLAAARRAWGWLLGELGWTPYQDWPAGRSWRHGPTYLVLEESPALAGRVHDRLAPGLNHLAFHAGPPAAVDRLVAAAPEHGWALLFPDRHPHAGGPDSYAAYLTDNQGYEVELVASVG, from the coding sequence ATGGGTGCCGGGCGGGAAACGCTGACCGCCGGCGGCCTGCACCACGTGGAGGTCTGGGTACCCGACCTGGCGGCGGCCAGACGTGCCTGGGGCTGGCTTCTCGGCGAGCTGGGCTGGACGCCGTACCAGGACTGGCCGGCCGGCCGGTCCTGGCGGCACGGGCCCACCTACCTGGTGCTGGAGGAGTCGCCGGCGCTCGCCGGCCGCGTCCACGACCGGCTCGCGCCGGGCCTCAACCATTTGGCCTTCCACGCCGGCCCGCCGGCCGCCGTCGACCGTCTGGTCGCCGCCGCCCCCGAGCACGGCTGGGCGTTGCTCTTCCCGGACCGGCATCCGCACGCCGGCGGCCCGGACAGCTACGCCGCCTACCTCACCGACAACCAGGGGTACGAGGTCGAGCTGGTCGCCTCGGTCGGTTAA
- a CDS encoding DUF2550 domain-containing protein codes for MEIVEGIGVGVAIVVVALLILFIRRALFTRSGGIIRLSVRVTTMLDGRGWSPGFGRFVGDQLRWYRMFSFALRPKRVLSRKGLAVERRRLPEGQERLSMPSDWVILRCTSHHAPVEIAMARSTVTGFLSWLEAAPPGAVSPRMASQDWPAA; via the coding sequence ATGGAGATCGTGGAAGGGATCGGAGTCGGCGTCGCGATAGTCGTCGTCGCGCTCCTGATCCTCTTCATTCGGCGGGCCCTGTTCACCCGTAGCGGGGGCATCATCCGGCTGAGCGTCCGGGTCACCACCATGCTCGACGGTCGCGGTTGGTCGCCCGGCTTCGGTCGCTTCGTCGGTGACCAGCTCCGGTGGTACCGCATGTTCAGCTTCGCGCTGCGCCCGAAACGGGTGCTCTCCCGCAAGGGGCTGGCGGTGGAGCGACGCCGGCTGCCGGAGGGGCAGGAGCGCCTCTCGATGCCGTCGGACTGGGTGATCCTGCGCTGTACCAGTCACCACGCCCCGGTCGAGATCGCCATGGCGCGATCCACGGTCACCGGCTTCCTCTCCTGGCTCGAGGCCGCCCCTCCGGGGGCGGTCTCGCCGCGTATGGCCTCGCAGGACTGGCCCGCCGCCTGA
- the murA gene encoding UDP-N-acetylglucosamine 1-carboxyvinyltransferase, with protein MTHSLRIPDLTIPVRPDRPTAVGPGDAGDPAVSDVDVIRVRGEARLAGTVHVVGAKNSALKLMAAALLAPGRSVITNVPRITDIAIMGEVLRRLGCGVRFGPDDPVDPMVARGGKERSRSVVIDVPERPGAEADYELVRRLRASICVLGPLLARRGHVRVAHPGGDAIGSRGLDMHIAGLARMGAEISGEHGFVIAEAPDGLHGADIVLDFPSVGATENLVMAAVLARGGTTIDNAAREPEIVDICTMLSRMGARIEGAGTSTLRIVGVPGLRPVRHATVGDRIVAGTWAFAAAMTRGDVTVTGLDPAYLAVALDKLVAAGGLVETRGDTFRVRMDDRPAAVDVVTLPFPGFATDLLPMAIGLAAVSEGGSLITENIFDGRFMFANEMMRLGAEIRTDGHHALVCGRERLSGAPVRATDIRAGAGLIIAGLCADGVTEVSHVHHVDRGYPDFVADLRALGVEVERGTAPEEPDLAI; from the coding sequence ATGACGCACAGCCTACGGATACCGGACCTGACCATCCCGGTGCGGCCGGACCGGCCGACCGCGGTGGGGCCGGGTGACGCCGGCGACCCGGCGGTCAGCGACGTCGACGTCATCCGGGTACGGGGGGAGGCCCGGCTGGCCGGCACCGTGCACGTGGTGGGCGCGAAGAACTCGGCGTTGAAGCTGATGGCCGCCGCGCTGCTCGCGCCCGGCCGCAGCGTGATCACCAACGTGCCCCGGATCACCGACATCGCGATCATGGGTGAGGTGCTGCGGCGGCTCGGCTGCGGCGTACGCTTCGGCCCGGACGACCCGGTCGACCCGATGGTGGCCCGCGGCGGCAAGGAACGGTCCCGCTCGGTCGTCATCGACGTGCCGGAGCGGCCCGGCGCGGAGGCCGACTACGAGTTGGTCCGCCGGCTGCGTGCCTCGATCTGTGTGCTCGGCCCGTTGCTGGCCCGCCGCGGGCACGTGCGGGTGGCCCACCCCGGCGGCGACGCCATCGGCTCGCGCGGCCTGGACATGCACATCGCCGGGCTGGCCCGGATGGGCGCGGAGATCTCCGGCGAGCACGGGTTCGTCATCGCCGAGGCGCCGGACGGGCTGCACGGCGCGGACATCGTGCTGGACTTCCCGAGCGTCGGCGCGACCGAGAACCTGGTGATGGCGGCCGTGCTGGCCCGGGGCGGCACGACGATCGACAACGCGGCCCGGGAGCCGGAGATCGTCGACATCTGCACCATGCTGAGCCGGATGGGCGCCCGGATCGAAGGGGCCGGCACGTCGACGCTGCGCATCGTCGGCGTGCCCGGCCTGCGCCCGGTGCGGCACGCCACGGTGGGGGACCGGATCGTCGCCGGCACCTGGGCGTTCGCCGCGGCGATGACCCGGGGCGACGTCACCGTGACCGGCCTGGACCCGGCGTACCTGGCGGTCGCGCTGGACAAGCTGGTCGCGGCCGGCGGCCTGGTGGAGACGCGCGGTGACACCTTCCGGGTACGGATGGACGACCGGCCGGCGGCGGTGGACGTGGTCACGTTGCCCTTCCCGGGGTTCGCCACCGACCTGTTGCCGATGGCGATCGGGCTGGCCGCGGTCAGCGAGGGTGGCTCCCTGATCACGGAGAACATCTTCGACGGCCGGTTCATGTTCGCCAACGAGATGATGCGGCTCGGCGCGGAGATCCGTACCGATGGTCACCACGCCCTGGTGTGCGGCCGGGAGCGGCTCTCCGGCGCGCCGGTGCGCGCCACCGACATCCGGGCCGGCGCCGGCCTGATCATCGCCGGGCTCTGCGCGGACGGGGTCACCGAGGTGTCGCACGTGCACCACGTCGACCGGGGTTACCCGGACTTCGTGGCGGACCTGCGTGCGCTCGGCGTCGAGGTGGAGCGGGGCACCGCGCCGGAGGAACCGGACCTGGCCATCTGA
- a CDS encoding F0F1 ATP synthase subunit epsilon has product MAQQLHVELVAVEEKVWTGEAEMVVARTTEGELGVLPGHAPLLGQLAEPSQVRIKQAGGQQVAYDVAGGFLSVTGEGVTVLAESATPATPAR; this is encoded by the coding sequence GTGGCACAGCAGCTTCACGTCGAGCTCGTAGCCGTCGAGGAGAAGGTCTGGACCGGTGAGGCCGAGATGGTCGTCGCCCGGACGACCGAGGGTGAGCTCGGTGTGCTGCCGGGGCACGCGCCGTTGCTCGGCCAGCTCGCGGAGCCCAGCCAGGTCCGCATCAAGCAGGCCGGCGGCCAGCAGGTCGCGTACGACGTCGCCGGCGGCTTCCTGTCGGTGACCGGTGAGGGCGTGACAGTCCTCGCCGAGAGTGCCACCCCGGCCACCCCGGCCCGCTGA
- a CDS encoding cob(I)yrinic acid a,c-diamide adenosyltransferase, with protein sequence MAVHLTRIYTKAGDAGMTRLSNNEQVPKTDPRIVAYADVDECNASIGVALALGQLPDDLRTVLETVQNDMFDVGADLATPVEPDPAYPPLRVTEEYVERLEGWCDEYNARLSKLDSFILPGGTAGAALLHVARTTARRAERAAWALVTVDPDRTSTLPAKYLNRLSDLLFILSRTANPGGDVLWVPGGKR encoded by the coding sequence ATGGCCGTCCACCTCACGCGCATCTACACCAAGGCCGGCGACGCCGGCATGACCAGGCTGAGCAACAACGAGCAGGTGCCGAAGACCGATCCACGGATCGTCGCGTACGCGGACGTCGACGAGTGCAACGCCTCCATCGGCGTCGCCCTCGCCCTCGGGCAGCTCCCCGACGACCTGCGTACCGTGCTGGAAACCGTGCAGAACGACATGTTCGACGTCGGAGCGGACCTGGCGACGCCGGTGGAGCCGGACCCGGCGTACCCGCCGCTGCGGGTCACCGAGGAGTACGTCGAGCGCCTCGAAGGCTGGTGCGACGAGTACAACGCGCGCCTGAGCAAGCTCGACTCCTTCATCCTCCCCGGCGGCACCGCGGGCGCGGCACTGCTGCACGTGGCACGGACGACCGCCCGGCGCGCCGAGCGTGCGGCATGGGCGCTCGTCACGGTCGACCCCGACCGGACCAGCACCCTCCCGGCAAAGTATCTCAACCGGCTCTCCGATCTGCTTTTCATCCTGTCAAGAACGGCCAATCCGGGCGGAGACGTGCTATGGGTGCCGGGCGGGAAACGCTGA
- a CDS encoding LCP family protein, giving the protein MLVGKGGADRGRRSLWRGVPRWARLCTIIGIVMMVLSGSVLVGYNTLVARYEGAVGKGDLFGEQAAGATEKKSDIKGPLNILLVGIDPRNPRTRPLSDSIMVLHVPAGMDRGYLFSLPRDLRVDIPAFAKADYRGGNDRINAAMSHGSNVPGKDPSAAQGFELLAKTVQEVTGIKRFDAGAIINFSGFKKIVDAMGGVDMYIERDVKSEHLQPDGSPRQLKPGGGGYLGPQARYEKGNAHLNGWQALDYVRQRYPKNGVPDADYGRQRHQQQFVKAMVSQAFGADVVANPIKLDRVLRAAGQSLIFNGRGNSVVDFGLALKDIRSDSIETIKLPGAPIGSGSAYRGEQLLDPADDFFAALRADQLDAFLLEHPDFKQKSN; this is encoded by the coding sequence ATGCTCGTGGGTAAGGGCGGCGCGGATCGCGGCAGGCGGTCCCTGTGGCGTGGCGTGCCGCGATGGGCCCGACTGTGCACGATCATCGGGATCGTCATGATGGTGCTCAGCGGCTCGGTGCTCGTGGGCTACAACACACTCGTGGCGCGCTACGAGGGAGCGGTCGGCAAGGGCGACCTCTTCGGCGAGCAGGCCGCCGGCGCCACCGAGAAGAAGAGCGACATCAAGGGCCCGCTCAACATCCTGCTTGTCGGCATCGACCCCCGCAATCCGAGGACCCGGCCGCTCTCCGACTCGATCATGGTCCTGCACGTGCCGGCCGGCATGGACCGGGGCTATCTCTTCTCCCTCCCGCGTGACCTGCGGGTGGACATCCCGGCCTTCGCGAAGGCCGACTACCGCGGTGGCAACGACCGGATCAACGCCGCCATGTCGCACGGCAGCAACGTGCCGGGCAAGGACCCGAGCGCCGCGCAGGGCTTCGAGCTGCTCGCCAAGACCGTCCAGGAGGTCACCGGCATCAAGCGGTTCGACGCCGGCGCGATCATCAACTTCAGCGGGTTCAAGAAGATCGTCGACGCCATGGGCGGCGTCGACATGTACATCGAACGCGACGTCAAGTCCGAACACCTCCAGCCGGACGGCTCGCCCCGCCAGCTCAAGCCCGGTGGCGGCGGCTACCTCGGCCCGCAGGCGCGGTACGAGAAGGGCAACGCCCACCTCAACGGCTGGCAGGCGCTGGACTACGTCCGGCAGCGCTACCCGAAGAACGGCGTGCCGGACGCGGACTACGGCCGGCAGCGGCACCAGCAGCAGTTCGTCAAGGCGATGGTGAGCCAGGCGTTCGGCGCCGACGTGGTGGCCAACCCGATCAAGCTGGACCGGGTGCTCCGCGCGGCCGGGCAGTCGCTGATCTTCAACGGCCGGGGCAACAGCGTCGTCGACTTCGGCCTCGCCCTGAAGGACATCCGCTCCGACTCGATCGAGACGATCAAGCTGCCCGGCGCCCCGATCGGAAGCGGCAGCGCCTACCGGGGTGAGCAGCTGTTGGACCCGGCCGACGACTTCTTCGCCGCCCTGCGCGCCGACCAGCTCGACGCGTTCCTGCTGGAGCACCCCGACTTCAAGCAGAAGAGCAATTAG